The following coding sequences lie in one Streptomyces sp. NBC_00510 genomic window:
- a CDS encoding universal stress protein: protein MSVDKYGVLVGYSGSAPSRRALSYAAGMARRTGAALLIVHVAKENPVASLLGYENPGGGCGPHGGGTHTLLGQLACEDHLSGLPWTLIHRRGAVAQELENAGRKYRANAIIVGRRRGAGIRLFRSISDRLARSAQRPVIVVP from the coding sequence ATGAGCGTCGACAAGTACGGGGTGCTCGTCGGGTACAGCGGGTCCGCCCCCAGCAGGCGGGCGCTGTCGTACGCGGCCGGAATGGCGCGGCGCACCGGCGCGGCGCTCCTCATCGTCCACGTCGCGAAGGAGAACCCCGTCGCGTCGCTGCTCGGCTACGAGAACCCGGGCGGCGGGTGCGGGCCGCACGGCGGCGGCACGCACACGCTGCTGGGGCAGCTCGCCTGCGAGGACCATCTGTCGGGGCTGCCGTGGACGCTCATCCACCGCAGGGGCGCCGTCGCACAGGAGCTGGAGAATGCCGGCCGCAAGTACCGGGCGAACGCCATCATCGTCGGCCGCAGGCGCGGGGCCGGCATCCGGCTCTTCCGCTCGATCTCCGACCGGCTGGCGCGCAGCGCCCAGCGGCCGGTCATCGTCGTCCCCTGA